A part of Pararoseomonas sp. SCSIO 73927 genomic DNA contains:
- a CDS encoding NADH-quinone oxidoreductase subunit A, whose amino-acid sequence MTQPLLANYFPILVFLGIAAAISVAMVGGSVLAARQKPDAEKNSTYECGFEPFEDTRHRFDVRFYLVAILFIIFDLEVAFLFPWAVSLGGIGWLGFLSMMGFLGLLTIGFVYEWRKGALDWE is encoded by the coding sequence ATGACCCAGCCGCTGCTGGCCAACTACTTTCCGATCCTCGTCTTCCTGGGCATCGCCGCGGCGATCAGCGTTGCCATGGTGGGCGGGTCCGTGCTGGCCGCGCGGCAGAAACCGGACGCCGAGAAGAACTCGACCTACGAGTGCGGATTCGAGCCCTTCGAGGACACGCGGCACCGCTTCGACGTGCGGTTCTACCTCGTCGCGATCCTCTTCATCATCTTCGACCTGGAGGTCGCCTTTCTGTTCCCCTGGGCCGTGTCGCTCGGCGGGATCGGCTGGCTCGGCTTCCTCTCGATGATGGGGTTCCTGGGGCTGCTGACGATCGGCTTCGTGTACGAGTGGCGCAAGGGCGCGCTGGACTGGGAATGA
- a CDS encoding NADH-quinone oxidoreductase subunit C, which yields MADLSHLGAQVAASLPPGAVTEAYVARGLELVIRIRRDQVRTVMAILRADPRFAFEQMMDVCGVDFPERKERFEVVWNLLSLTHNHRIRVVTTTDAETPVASVTAIWPVAGWWEREAWDMYGIAFEGNEDLRRILTDYGFQGHPLRKDFPLTGHVEVRYDEERREVIYEPVNLAQDFRNFDFLSPWEAMTTLPGDEKVHLNRIAPPPASLLEEQKALPDAEKQP from the coding sequence GTGGCTGACCTTTCGCACCTCGGCGCGCAGGTCGCCGCCAGCCTGCCGCCTGGCGCCGTCACCGAGGCCTATGTGGCCCGGGGCCTCGAGCTGGTGATCCGAATCCGGCGCGATCAGGTGCGCACGGTGATGGCCATCCTGCGGGCCGACCCGCGCTTCGCCTTCGAGCAGATGATGGACGTCTGCGGCGTGGACTTCCCGGAGCGCAAGGAGCGCTTCGAGGTGGTGTGGAACTTGCTCTCCCTCACGCATAACCACCGCATCCGCGTGGTGACGACCACCGACGCCGAGACGCCGGTGGCGAGCGTGACCGCCATCTGGCCCGTGGCCGGCTGGTGGGAGCGCGAGGCCTGGGACATGTACGGCATCGCCTTCGAGGGCAATGAGGACCTGCGCCGGATCCTGACGGATTACGGCTTCCAGGGGCATCCGCTGCGCAAGGACTTCCCGCTCACCGGCCATGTCGAGGTCCGGTACGACGAGGAGCGGCGCGAGGTGATCTACGAGCCGGTGAACCTGGCGCAGGACTTCCGCAACTTCGACTTCCTCTCCCCGTGGGAGGCCATGACCACCCTGCCGGGCGACGAGAAGGTGCACCTGAACCGCATCGCGCCGCCGCCGGCATCGCTCTTGGAAGAGCAGAAGGCTCTCCCGGACGCGGAGAAGCAGCCATGA
- a CDS encoding NADH-quinone oxidoreductase subunit B family protein yields the protein MSGTGSEIFGHPHVADVSANEKVAWNKQALPPGPDQDAVLKGVTGEIEEKGFVVANLDKVVNWARTGSLWPMTFGLACCAVPMIHAYMARYDLDRFGVIPRGSPRQSDVMIVAGTLTNKMAPALRKVYDQMSEPRWVISMGSCANGGGYYHYSYSVVRGCDRIVPVDIYVPGCPPTAEALVYGILQLQKKIRRTGTILRG from the coding sequence ATGAGCGGCACCGGCAGCGAGATCTTCGGCCACCCCCACGTGGCCGACGTGTCGGCGAACGAGAAGGTGGCCTGGAACAAGCAGGCGCTCCCGCCCGGGCCTGATCAGGACGCGGTCCTGAAGGGCGTGACGGGGGAGATCGAGGAGAAGGGCTTCGTTGTCGCCAACCTCGACAAGGTGGTGAACTGGGCCCGCACGGGCAGCCTCTGGCCGATGACCTTTGGCTTGGCCTGCTGCGCCGTGCCGATGATCCACGCCTATATGGCGCGCTACGACCTGGACCGCTTCGGGGTGATCCCGCGCGGATCGCCGCGCCAGTCGGACGTGATGATCGTGGCGGGCACGCTGACCAACAAGATGGCCCCCGCGCTGCGCAAGGTCTACGACCAGATGAGCGAGCCGCGCTGGGTCATCTCCATGGGCAGCTGCGCCAATGGCGGCGGCTACTATCACTACTCCTACAGCGTGGTGCGGGGCTGCGACCGAATCGTGCCGGTGGACATCTACGTGCCGGGCTGCCCGCCGACGGCCGAGGCGTTGGTCTACGGCATCCTGCAGCTCCAGAAGAAGATTCGGCGGACGGGGACGATCCTTCGTGGCTGA
- a CDS encoding NADH-quinone oxidoreductase subunit D, translated as MSLTTGDAIPVDTSTADAQTRRVELDSHTLNFGPQHPAAHGVLRLILEMKGEVVERADPHIGLLHRGTEKLIEYKSYLQANPYFDRLDYVSPMCMEHAFALGTERLLGITVPERAQYIRVMFSEITRLANHLLNITTYALDCGAITPSLWGFEQREHLLEFYEAVSGSHYHANYFRAGGVSRDLPPGLAERIRAWANQFPKFIDELHGLLTDNRIFKQRTVDIGVMSAEQAMEWGFSGPCLRASGVAWDLRRQQPYDVYDRMEFEVPVGRHGDCYDRYLVRMAEMRESLKIIHQCLDQMPAGPIKVDDNKIAPPKRGEMKRSMESLIHHFKLYTEGYHVPPGETYTVVEAPKGEFGVYLVSDGTNRPYRCKIRAPGFAHLQAMEVLTKGHMLADAVSVIGSLDIVFGEIDR; from the coding sequence ATGAGCCTGACGACAGGCGATGCCATCCCCGTGGACACCAGCACCGCCGACGCGCAGACGCGCCGGGTGGAGCTGGACAGCCACACCCTCAACTTCGGCCCGCAGCACCCGGCCGCGCACGGCGTGCTGCGCCTCATTCTCGAGATGAAGGGTGAGGTGGTGGAGCGCGCCGATCCGCATATCGGCCTGCTGCACCGCGGCACCGAGAAGCTGATCGAGTACAAGTCCTACCTGCAGGCCAACCCGTACTTCGACCGGCTCGACTACGTCAGCCCGATGTGCATGGAGCATGCCTTCGCGCTCGGCACCGAGCGGCTGCTGGGCATCACGGTGCCGGAGCGGGCGCAGTACATCCGCGTGATGTTCAGCGAGATTACGCGTCTCGCGAATCACCTGCTGAACATCACGACCTACGCGCTGGACTGCGGCGCCATCACGCCTTCCCTCTGGGGCTTCGAGCAGCGCGAGCACCTGCTGGAGTTCTACGAGGCGGTGTCGGGCAGCCACTATCACGCGAACTACTTCCGCGCGGGCGGCGTCTCCCGTGACCTGCCGCCCGGCCTGGCGGAGCGGATCCGTGCCTGGGCCAACCAGTTCCCGAAGTTCATCGACGAGCTGCACGGGCTGCTGACGGACAACCGCATTTTCAAGCAGCGCACCGTCGACATCGGCGTGATGTCGGCCGAGCAGGCGATGGAATGGGGCTTCTCCGGCCCGTGCTTGCGCGCATCCGGCGTGGCGTGGGACCTGCGCCGGCAGCAGCCCTACGACGTCTATGACCGGATGGAATTCGAGGTGCCCGTCGGGCGCCACGGCGATTGCTACGACCGCTACCTCGTCCGCATGGCCGAGATGCGGGAGAGCCTGAAGATCATCCACCAGTGCCTGGACCAGATGCCGGCCGGGCCGATCAAGGTGGACGACAACAAGATCGCGCCGCCGAAGCGCGGCGAGATGAAGCGCTCGATGGAGTCGCTGATCCACCACTTCAAGCTCTATACCGAGGGGTACCACGTGCCCCCCGGCGAGACCTACACGGTGGTAGAGGCGCCCAAGGGCGAGTTCGGGGTATATCTCGTGTCCGACGGAACCAACCGGCCCTATCGCTGCAAGATCCGCGCGCCGGGCTTCGCGCATCTCCAGGCGATGGAGGTGCTGACCAAGGGCCACATGCTGGCGGACGCGGTTTCCGTGATCGGCAGCCTGGACATCGTCTTCGGGGAGATCGACCGGTGA
- a CDS encoding NAD(P)H-dependent oxidoreductase subunit E: MTDGAKDHLDSNPDNPREEPTSFEFDAESEAQIAKILARYPEAKKASGVIPVLYVAQKQMGRQTGSAWVPRIAMDRVGERLGMAPIRVYEVATFYFMFNTKPIGRFHLQVCGTTPCMLRGSDDVLRACKTAGGLKGYGDTSADGLFTLSEVECLGACVNAPILQVDDDYYEDLDYDRTVQLIESLKRGERPQPGSTIGRETSAPEGGRLTLLDVPGGD; the protein is encoded by the coding sequence GTGACGGACGGCGCGAAGGACCACCTGGACTCCAATCCCGACAACCCTCGGGAGGAGCCGACGAGCTTCGAGTTTGACGCGGAGAGCGAGGCGCAGATCGCCAAAATTCTGGCGCGCTACCCGGAGGCGAAGAAGGCCTCCGGCGTGATCCCCGTGCTCTACGTCGCGCAGAAGCAGATGGGGCGGCAGACCGGTTCTGCCTGGGTGCCGCGGATCGCTATGGACCGCGTAGGCGAGCGTCTGGGAATGGCACCGATCCGCGTCTACGAGGTCGCGACCTTCTACTTCATGTTCAACACCAAGCCGATCGGGCGGTTTCACCTCCAGGTCTGCGGGACGACGCCTTGCATGCTGCGCGGCTCGGACGACGTGCTGCGCGCCTGCAAGACGGCGGGCGGCCTCAAGGGCTACGGCGACACCAGCGCGGACGGGCTGTTCACCCTCTCCGAGGTGGAGTGCCTCGGGGCCTGCGTGAACGCGCCGATCCTGCAGGTGGACGACGACTACTACGAGGACCTGGACTACGACCGCACCGTCCAGCTCATCGAATCGCTCAAGCGCGGAGAGCGTCCGCAGCCCGGCAGCACCATCGGCCGCGAGACGAGCGCGCCGGAGGGTGGCCGCCTCACGCTGCTCGACGTTCCCGGAGGGGATTGA